A single region of the Gammaproteobacteria bacterium CG11_big_fil_rev_8_21_14_0_20_46_22 genome encodes:
- a CDS encoding serine hydrolase — protein MTIKIVSPESAGLCSSRLSRINNLMQEKVDQGEFSGISTLVARQGKVVHFEQFGYSDRESKAPMQDDTLFRIYSMTKPIVCAALMTLYEQGKFDLNEPVSKYIPAFARLKVLEKDAAGKEKLVDLAQPVTIWHLLTHTSGLVYDFYDDFPSCQMYREKQVSAKRAGVSLEQYIDRICEIPLAFQPGSRWFYSVSIDVVGRLVEIIANKSLPEYLSETIFKPLGMKDTGFYLPEEKHSRLATMYGRENLFAPHIGWSDLMSAWENKPLAHMDMTESYPADDPVFCRGGSGLFSSAEDYFRFTQMLLNKGELDGVRILSPKVLELMHMNHLPKSLLPIAFSTFEIPGYGFGLGSRVLIDLAKSQLPGSIGEYGWAGAAKTYYWIDPKEELIGLFLTQSLCDYSMTVQTFQTLVYQALIDLKG, from the coding sequence ATGACGATTAAGATAGTATCACCAGAATCAGCGGGTTTATGTTCATCGCGACTATCTCGCATCAATAATTTAATGCAGGAAAAAGTTGATCAAGGCGAATTTTCAGGTATTAGCACCTTGGTGGCAAGGCAGGGTAAGGTGGTGCATTTTGAGCAGTTTGGTTATAGCGACCGAGAGTCGAAGGCGCCGATGCAAGATGATACCCTGTTTCGTATTTATTCCATGACTAAGCCTATTGTTTGCGCCGCGCTGATGACGCTTTACGAGCAAGGTAAATTTGATTTAAATGAGCCTGTTTCAAAGTATATTCCAGCATTCGCTCGGCTGAAGGTTTTGGAGAAAGATGCAGCCGGAAAAGAAAAGTTAGTGGATTTAGCGCAGCCGGTCACGATTTGGCATTTGCTGACGCATACATCGGGTCTGGTGTATGACTTTTATGATGATTTTCCTTCATGCCAGATGTACAGGGAGAAACAGGTTTCGGCGAAGAGAGCCGGTGTTTCTTTAGAGCAATATATTGATCGTATTTGTGAAATACCTTTAGCTTTTCAGCCTGGATCGCGATGGTTTTATAGTGTCAGTATCGATGTGGTCGGCAGGCTTGTTGAGATTATTGCCAATAAATCTTTGCCAGAGTATTTGAGCGAAACTATTTTTAAACCTTTGGGCATGAAAGACACAGGCTTTTATTTGCCGGAAGAAAAACATTCTCGACTGGCCACTATGTATGGCCGTGAGAATTTATTTGCACCTCATATCGGCTGGTCAGATTTAATGAGCGCATGGGAAAATAAGCCATTAGCGCACATGGACATGACAGAAAGCTATCCTGCTGATGATCCGGTATTTTGCCGTGGTGGAAGCGGCTTATTTTCCAGTGCGGAAGACTACTTTCGTTTCACGCAAATGCTGTTAAATAAAGGTGAGCTTGATGGGGTGCGTATTCTAAGCCCTAAAGTATTAGAATTAATGCATATGAATCACTTGCCAAAAAGCCTTTTACCGATTGCGTTTTCAACCTTTGAAATACCTGGTTATGGTTTTGGCTTGGGTTCTAGAGTTTTAATTGATTTAGCTAAATCACAATTGCCTGGCTCCATCGGAGAATACGGTTGGGCGGGCGCTGCCAAAACTTATTATTGGATTGACCCTAAAGAAGAATTAATTGGCCTGTTCTTGACGCAATCATTGTGTGATTATTCTATGACAGTGCAAACTTTTCAGACGTTAGTGTATCAGGCGTTGATAGATTTAAAAGGATAA
- a CDS encoding damage-inducible protein DinB, with translation MLNILANYHRWAYQALYQIVDQLPDASYRKDLGLFFKSIHGTLNHLLLVDRLWLSRFVGNTIKVDHLDQELVRDREQLKSELDQQAIRWIDFIEALDLRALPENLDYTNTKGIQSTVPYEKALYHVFNHGTHHRGQISTALTKLGCEAPVMDLIYFKDEV, from the coding sequence ATGTTAAATATTTTAGCGAATTACCATCGCTGGGCGTATCAGGCACTTTACCAAATTGTTGATCAGTTGCCTGATGCATCTTATCGAAAAGATCTAGGGTTATTTTTTAAAAGCATCCATGGCACGCTGAACCATTTGCTATTGGTTGATCGGCTTTGGCTTTCTCGATTTGTTGGAAACACAATAAAAGTTGATCATTTAGATCAAGAGTTAGTGCGCGATAGAGAGCAATTAAAATCCGAGCTTGATCAGCAGGCTATACGCTGGATTGATTTTATTGAAGCGCTGGACTTAAGGGCTTTGCCTGAAAATTTAGATTATACCAATACCAAAGGCATTCAAAGTACTGTGCCTTATGAGAAAGCTTTGTACCATGTATTTAATCATGGCACACATCATCGTGGCCAAATTTCAACAGCATTAACGAAGCTTGGTTGTGAAGCGCCTGTGATGGATTTGATCTATTTTAAAGATGAGGTTTAG
- a CDS encoding transcriptional regulator, with protein sequence MNEISVYKALSNPVRRAILTWLKDPAKQFANWNPTDQEYGVCCGLIQKKANLSQSTISSYLSILESSHLLIGTRYKQWTYYKRNEAFIREFLLHLSDAL encoded by the coding sequence ATGAATGAAATCAGTGTCTACAAAGCCTTATCCAACCCCGTGCGCCGGGCCATTTTAACTTGGCTCAAAGATCCGGCGAAGCAGTTTGCCAATTGGAATCCGACGGATCAGGAGTATGGTGTGTGTTGCGGTTTAATTCAGAAAAAGGCCAACTTATCTCAGTCGACGATTTCCAGTTATTTATCCATTTTGGAAAGTAGCCATTTATTGATCGGCACGCGATACAAACAATGGACATATTACAAACGTAATGAAGCCTTTATTCGTGAGTTTTTATTGCATTTGAGCGACGCTTTGTAA
- a CDS encoding lytic transglycosylase, whose translation MRKLLVILFSLSIVLCAQARESFQTWLQGFKQQAVSAGIKPQFFDEIFEGMTIGHRQIHLDRTQPEKRLTFLQYRNKRADAYRIKLGRREYGNNKVLLQQLGQEYGVTPSYIVSIWGLETSYGRYMGSFDVIRSLATLAYEGRREDFFRKELVYALKILQEGHVDRKHFKGEWAGGSGHTQFLPSSWHHYAVDHNGDGHKDIWRNKEDALASIANYLQLNGWQRGEPIRVQVILPHGFPENLIGYSEKKPVSAWRAMGVRAADGWHFPRHNLEASIIHPYGGPDYMIFNNWRVIMTYNNSTFYAGTISFMADEIVTG comes from the coding sequence ATGCGTAAACTTCTGGTCATTCTTTTTTCTTTATCGATCGTACTTTGTGCGCAAGCGCGTGAAAGTTTCCAGACCTGGTTGCAAGGCTTTAAACAACAAGCGGTATCCGCCGGCATTAAACCGCAATTTTTCGATGAGATATTTGAGGGCATGACGATTGGTCATCGCCAAATTCATTTGGATCGCACACAACCTGAGAAACGCTTAACCTTTTTGCAGTACCGCAATAAACGCGCCGATGCGTACCGCATCAAGCTCGGTCGACGTGAATACGGAAACAATAAAGTGCTGTTGCAACAATTGGGGCAAGAGTATGGTGTGACACCATCGTATATCGTTTCGATTTGGGGGCTTGAAACCAGCTACGGCCGTTACATGGGCAGCTTTGATGTGATCCGCTCCTTGGCCACCTTAGCGTATGAGGGGCGCCGTGAAGATTTTTTTAGAAAAGAATTGGTGTATGCTTTAAAAATTTTGCAAGAAGGGCATGTGGATCGCAAACACTTCAAAGGTGAGTGGGCTGGTGGTTCAGGTCACACGCAGTTTTTGCCTTCAAGTTGGCATCATTATGCGGTGGATCATAATGGCGATGGCCATAAAGATATTTGGCGTAATAAAGAAGATGCGTTGGCATCGATCGCAAACTACTTGCAACTCAATGGCTGGCAGCGTGGCGAGCCCATACGTGTGCAAGTGATTTTGCCGCACGGTTTTCCAGAAAATTTAATAGGCTATTCTGAGAAAAAACCCGTGAGCGCTTGGCGCGCGATGGGTGTGCGTGCTGCCGACGGCTGGCATTTTCCGCGACACAATCTCGAGGCCTCCATTATTCACCCTTACGGCGGGCCTGATTATATGATCTTTAATAACTGGCGTGTGATCATGACGTACAACAATTCCACGTTCTACGCCGGCACGATCAGTTTTATGGCGGATGAGATAGTCACCGGTTAG
- a CDS encoding transcriptional regulator translates to MSESQLPPLPHKRYFSIGEVAELCEVKPHVLRYWEQEFSEIQPVKRRGSRRYYQAKDVELIRLIRHLLYDKGFTINGARQALRDKAGHAPAAQPASKFDLTPLIEELEAMVQALEEAV, encoded by the coding sequence ATGAGTGAGTCTCAGTTACCCCCATTGCCGCATAAACGTTATTTCAGTATTGGTGAAGTGGCCGAACTTTGCGAAGTGAAGCCACACGTGCTTCGTTATTGGGAGCAAGAATTTAGCGAAATTCAGCCGGTGAAACGCCGCGGCAGTCGCCGTTATTATCAGGCGAAAGATGTCGAGCTGATTCGCTTAATTCGCCATCTTCTATACGATAAAGGCTTTACGATTAATGGTGCCCGACAAGCTTTGCGTGACAAAGCAGGCCATGCGCCGGCTGCGCAACCCGCCTCGAAATTTGATTTAACCCCGTTAATCGAAGAGCTCGAAGCGATGGTTCAAGCGCTTGAGGAAGCGGTTTAA
- a CDS encoding integration host factor subunit alpha, whose protein sequence is MTALTKADLAEYLYESIGLNKREAKDLIEAFFNEITHSLERGESVKLSGFGNFELREKPSRPGRNPKTGEPVTISARRVVTFKPSQQLRQRVSHYHPADDSVSESEHE, encoded by the coding sequence ATGACAGCACTGACTAAAGCGGATTTAGCAGAGTACTTATACGAATCCATTGGATTGAATAAACGCGAGGCCAAGGATTTGATTGAAGCGTTTTTTAACGAGATCACGCATTCTTTAGAGCGTGGTGAATCCGTGAAGCTCTCAGGCTTTGGTAATTTTGAATTGCGTGAGAAACCTTCGCGTCCCGGTCGTAACCCAAAAACCGGCGAGCCTGTGACCATCAGCGCACGCCGCGTCGTCACGTTCAAACCTAGCCAACAGTTGCGTCAACGCGTGTCGCATTATCATCCGGCTGACGATTCAGTGAGCGAGAGCGAACATGAGTGA